The following coding sequences are from one Delphinus delphis chromosome 17, mDelDel1.2, whole genome shotgun sequence window:
- the LOC138414318 gene encoding basic proline-rich protein-like has translation MGRAPGPRKRRKGRAGGRRRGRPLSAERDSAPPSATATAALRPPPLPELEASPGGGLGPQDSFRRRGRTGRAGQGGEDSTGGCSSPAARLALPGPPRARPRGRASAGAQLPPDPAGRDAADPARCGPSTLDIGTSAEGLSRKGSETPTLAPISRTRPQRSERGRSRTREGSTTWLRPLPAQGLEETGVMPRATNRLFRPRAGAWRGQAPFSGIGGGKLPARASAPRPPAEPRAALAHSRRPRARPPAARAPVIPGRPPPRPPHPGATSLKAAPSASKLAGRKGTGPGAGRSGIPERAQRPPPGTGRGQRALGADSVGGPHPLPRPRLCTGGGAPRSPRPFLRLLDLARVLKAGPGGTRASGRRVSLPPAVVRERLSPSTSLAASAAAGVAKKWKASGSRRRSGRLLRPQIHRVPPPDVKRDPSLPFALSTPPARPLLPPAARRSLPYLPGSSGPAGEDLIRRVANTQERRASPAAEPGVRADGGVLLPPSPPARSRPSSDVPGSAPAGARRPPPLPPPAGAPRAPGRSGCPGCGRCGARGPGPGQDAARPPVFPARRLHARSAGAAANAAPAAACARRSLSGRRRRSAPVACPAPLAFFPLPGGGGGEPSRAEPGAGRRGEEEEEAEDEEKEEERGELLPPTGLPALPNLSLSETGSRIGSQRLHYGLHQAL, from the exons ATGGGGCGGGCGCCTGGGCCACGGAAGAGACGGAAGGGGCGGGCAGGCGGCCGGCGGCGCGGGCGCCCTCTCTCGGCCGAACGCGACAGCGCGCCGCCCTCCGCCACCGCCACCGCAGCCCTGCGCCCGCCGCCCCTGCCTGAGCTGGAGGCGTCCCCAGGGGGCGGGCTTGGGCCCCAGGACTCGTTCCGGAGGCGGGGCCGGACCGGGCGGGCCGGCCAGGGGGGCGAGGACTCCACGGGAGGTTGCTCGAGCCCCGCTGCTCGTCTGGCTTTGCCGGGTCCGCCTCGTGCCCGTCCCCGCGGCCGCGCGTCCGCAGGCGCCCAGCTGCCTCCGGACCCGGCCGGTCGGGACGCCGCAGACCCAGCACGCTGCGGGCCCAGCACGCTGGACATCGGGACGAGCGCCGAGGGCCTGAGCCGGAAGGGCTCCGAGACCCCCACCCTCGCCCCCATTTCACGGACGCGGCCACAGAGGTCCGAGAGGGGCCGGAGCCGGACAAGGGAGGGCTCGACAACTTGGCTGCGTCCCCTCCCGGCCCAGGGTCTGGAGGAGACCGGCGTTATGCCGAGGGCGACGAATCGTCTTTTCCGCCCCCGCGCGGGAGCGTGGCGGGGACAAGCGCCCTTCTCCGGGATCGGAGGCGGCAAACTCCCTGCTCGAGCCTCCGCGCCGCGCCCGCCCGCGGAGCCGCGCGCCGCCCTGGCGCATTCCCGCCGGCCTCGCGCTCGGCCCCCCGCCGCCCGGGCTCCGGTGATCCCAGGCCGGCCCCCCCCCCGTCCCCCGCATCCAGGAGCAACAAGTCTGAAAGCAGCGCCGAGCGCCAGCAAGCTAGCCGGGAGGAAGGGCACCGGGCCGGGCGCGGGGCGCTCCGGGATCCCGGAACGCGCGCAACGTCCGCCTCCGGGGACCGGGCGCGGGCAGCGGGCTCTCGGGGCTGACTCGGTGGGCGGCCCACACCCCCTCCCAAGGCCCCGACTCTGCACGGGCGGGGGCGCGCCCAGGAGCCCCCGCCCCTTCCTTCGCCTGCTTGACCTTGCTCGGGTACTCAAAGCAGGACCCGGCGGCACCCGGGCGTCGGGACGCAGAGTTTCGCTGCCGCCTGCGGTAGTGAGGGAGCGGCTCTCTCCCTCGACCTCCCTCGCTGCCTCCGCGGCGGCGGGGGTCGCCAAGAAATGGAAGGCTTCGGGTTCTAGGAGACGCTCTGGCCGCCTCCTCAGACCCCAGATACACCGTGTGCCACCTCCGGATGTGAAAAGGGACCCCAGCCTCCCGTTTGCCCTCTCCACCCCGCCCGCGCGGCCGCTGCTC cccccagccgcgCGCCGGAGCCTTCCTTACCTTCCCGGCAGCAGCGGCCCCGCTGGCGAAGACTTGATCCGGCGAGTTGCAAATACCCAGGAGCGCCGCGCGTCGCCGGCGGCCGAGCCGGGCGTCCGGGCGGACGGGGGGGTCCTCCTGCCTCCGTCGCCCCCGGCCCGCTCCAGGCCTAGCAGCGACGTCCCCGGGAGCGCACCCGCCGGCGCGCgcaggccccctcccctccccccgcctgcCGGCGCCCCCCGGGCGCCGGGGAGGTCCGGATGCCCGGGCTGCGGGCGATGCGGAGCGCGCGGGCCCGGGCCCGGCCAGGACGCGGCGCGGCCGCCTGTGTTCCCGGCTCGCCGGCTCCACGCTCGCTCCGCCGGGGCCGCCGCCAACGCCGCGCCCGCCGCCGCCTGCGCCCGCCGCTCCCtctccggccgccgccgccgctccgcTCCTGTCGCCTGCCCCGCTCCTCTcgccttttttccccttcctggggggggggggggcgagccGAGCCGAGCCgagccgggggcggggcggcgcggggaggaggaggaggaggccgaggacgaggagaaggaggaggagagaggcgaGCTGCTTCCCCCCACCGGGCTGCCGGCGCTCCCCAATCTCTCCCTCTCTGAAACTGGATCCCGAATCGGGAGCCAGAGACTGCATTACGGATTACATCAGGCTTTATAG